A single window of Rhodococcus jostii RHA1 DNA harbors:
- a CDS encoding URC4/urg3 family protein, whose protein sequence is MSVTGVGPVLDTGRAEGAAAALRTTSAVRERARQLLSRAREGDSLWFGVDDDALEAAAAEVADVTRARYPDLKIPYHSRWRHFEAGGVDRKAELDARLTALDAPGRARAMIDLAVVSVLLDAGAGPDWHYHEVHGGQRFARSEGLGVASWHAFLSGLFSSDAAHPLQVDAAGLCGLDTDRLAEVFQAGPSNPLVGLEGRVLLLRRLGEALAAQPEVFGTHGRPGGLFDLLVAPQGAATATVAAHDILSQLLTSLSGIWPTGNAIDAEPLGDVWRHDAVAGPGLTRGWMPFHKLSQWLSYSLLEPFQWAGVRVVGLDELTGLPEYRNGGLLLDTGVLRLHDPAWAAQNWTAGDELVVEWRALTVALLDELAPLVRARLGVDPGEMPLACVLEGGTWAAGRALAQRSRGGLPPLNIVSDGTVF, encoded by the coding sequence ATGAGCGTGACCGGTGTCGGTCCCGTTCTGGACACCGGGCGGGCCGAGGGTGCGGCCGCGGCTCTGCGTACCACGTCGGCCGTGCGGGAGCGCGCGCGACAGCTGCTGTCCCGTGCGCGCGAGGGCGATTCACTCTGGTTCGGCGTCGACGACGACGCATTGGAAGCGGCCGCGGCGGAGGTCGCCGACGTCACGCGTGCCCGCTATCCCGACCTGAAAATTCCGTACCACAGCCGCTGGCGCCATTTCGAAGCCGGCGGCGTGGACCGCAAGGCCGAGCTGGATGCACGGCTGACCGCGCTGGACGCGCCGGGCCGCGCCCGCGCCATGATCGACCTGGCCGTGGTCAGCGTCCTTCTCGACGCAGGTGCCGGTCCCGACTGGCACTACCACGAGGTGCACGGCGGGCAGCGGTTCGCCCGTTCCGAGGGCCTGGGCGTCGCGAGCTGGCACGCGTTCCTCAGCGGCCTGTTCTCGAGCGACGCGGCGCACCCGCTGCAGGTCGATGCGGCCGGGCTGTGCGGGCTGGACACGGACCGGCTGGCCGAGGTGTTCCAGGCCGGCCCATCCAACCCGTTGGTGGGCCTCGAAGGTCGCGTGCTGCTGCTTCGGCGGCTGGGCGAGGCGCTCGCCGCGCAGCCCGAAGTGTTCGGCACGCACGGCCGGCCGGGTGGCCTGTTCGATCTGCTGGTCGCCCCACAGGGTGCCGCCACGGCGACGGTCGCCGCCCACGACATCCTGTCGCAGCTCCTGACGTCGCTGTCGGGCATCTGGCCGACGGGCAACGCCATCGACGCCGAACCGTTGGGCGACGTCTGGCGCCACGACGCGGTGGCCGGTCCGGGCTTGACGCGGGGCTGGATGCCGTTTCACAAACTGTCGCAGTGGCTGAGTTATTCGTTGCTGGAGCCCTTCCAATGGGCGGGCGTTCGGGTGGTCGGGTTGGACGAGCTGACCGGCCTGCCCGAATACCGCAACGGCGGTCTGCTTCTCGATACCGGTGTGCTCCGCCTGCACGATCCGGCCTGGGCTGCACAAAACTGGACGGCCGGAGACGAATTGGTGGTCGAGTGGCGCGCGTTGACGGTAGCCCTGCTGGACGAACTGGCCCCGCTGGTGCGCGCACGTCTGGGCGTGGATCCCGGAGAGATGCCGTTGGCCTGCGTCTTGGAGGGCGGCACCTGGGCGGCGGGCCGCGCGCTGGCACAGCGCTCGCGGGGTGGGCTGCCGCCGCTGAACATCGTCAGCGACGGCACGGTCTTCTAG